From the Heptranchias perlo isolate sHepPer1 chromosome 26, sHepPer1.hap1, whole genome shotgun sequence genome, one window contains:
- the edn2 gene encoding endothelin-2, whose product MSCSLRGLFTVATVLILLENGWGFRLSGFSEASNRHLRREKRCSCNNLRDKECIYFCHKDIIWVNTPGKTTPYGLGSPATRRKRSTPRCECAGSKDGLCLRFCQSDTSRGNSVQQVAGSTSTQYQNPPQHQTLSSRTKKDHKTESAHLVRILRQIALSNVQSVQRKHFLKRQNQVTLTQRELYREGRR is encoded by the exons ATGAGCTGCAGCTTGAGAGGATTATTCACTGTGGCAACTGTCCTTATTTTATTGGAAAATG GTTGGGGCTTCCGCTTGTCCGGGTTCAGTGAGGCCAGTAACCGGCATCTGAGGAGAGAGAAACGCTGCTCCTGTAACAACCTGAGGGACAAGGAGTGCATCTACTTCTGTCACAAGGACATCATCTGGGTCAATACCCCAGG GAAAACCACACCTTATGGCTTAGGAAGCCCAGCAACACGCCGCAAAAGATCAACTCCAAGGTGCGAATGTGCAGGTTCCAAGGACGGATTGTGTTTACGGTTTTGCCAGTCGGACACATC GAGAGGTAACAGTGTCCAGCAGGTCGCTGGAAGTACAAGTACGCAATACCAAAACCCACCCCAGCACCAAACCTTAAGCTCCAGAACAAAGAAGGACCACAAAACTGAAAGTGCACATCTTGTTCGGATTTTAAG ACAAATTGCATTGTCAAACGTCCAGTCTGTTCAAAGGAAGCATTTCTTAAAGAGGCAAAATCAAGTTACTTTGACACAGAGAGAGctgtacagagagggaaggagatga